From Brassica oleracea var. oleracea cultivar TO1000 chromosome C3, BOL, whole genome shotgun sequence, a single genomic window includes:
- the LOC106335320 gene encoding bifunctional 3-dehydroquinate dehydratase/shikimate dehydrogenase, chloroplastic-like isoform X1: MERYGRAGEEGSRSDPSVEWSSHGGETRVEASMWRLGLSGGGEAYPERSNEPDCIYYLRTGVCGYGSRCRFNHPRDRGAVVGGVRGGGGGDGALPERMGQPVCQHFMRTGTCKYGASCKYHHPRQGGGSVAPVSLSYLGYPLRPGEKECSYYMRTGQCKFGLTCRFNHPVPQPQQQPQTQTIYPTFQSQPMPSSQQYGLVLTRPSLLPGSYLPSPYGPPMVLPPGMVTYPNWNPYQNLKFWKRVEKAGDSMASTFSTNARLTNPPPPRHLLSTPPTSVANLRLPSARSKSNLFSAEFSSLQIRTVPVPVVFSDQLRRQSMKPSNVYVASDSMETEMGSQKLAKNPSLICAPVMGDSVDEMVTETCKAQELGADLVEIRLDCLKQFNPLEDLKIIIQKSPLPTLFTYRPKWEGGQYEGDEKERLDALRLAMELGADYIDVELQVAEEFIKSIKEKKPENFRAIVSSHNYQSTPSVEDLNDLALRIQQSGADIVKIATTAVDITDVSRMFHITSNAQVPTIGLVMGERGLMSRILCSKFGGYLTFGTLESGKVSAPGQPTIKELLDLYNFRRIGPDTRVYGIIGKPVSHSKSPIVHNQAFKSVDFNGVYVHLLVDDLASFLKTYSSSDFAGFSCTIPHKEDALKCCDEVDPLAKSIGAVSTMLRRQSDGKLLGYNTDCIGSISAIEGGLRSSSNPSSVPSSSSSPLAGKTVVVIGAGGAGKALAYGAKEKGAKVVIANRTYERAVKLAEAIGGRALSLTDLDNFHPEDGMVLANTTSMGMQPNVDETPISKDALKHYSLVFDAVYTPRITRLLREAEECGAITVSGSEMFVRQAYEQFEIFTGLPAPKELYWQIMSKY, translated from the exons ATGGAGCGGTACGGTCGCGCCGGTGAAGAAGGGTCGCGATCGGATCCGTCGGTTGAATGGTCCTCTCACGGAGGCGAAACCAGAGTCGAAG CTTCGATGTGGCGGTTAGGGTTAAGCGGCGGCGGAGAAGCGTACCCGGAGCGATCAAATGAGCCTGATTGTATTTATTACTTGCGAACCGGCGTTTGCGGGTACGGGTCAAGATGCCGGTTTAATCACCCACGAGATCGTGGAGCG GTTGTTGGAGGTGTGAGAGGAGGAGGAGGAGGAGATGGAGCTTTGCCGGAGAGGATGGGACAACCGGTTTGTCAG CATTTTATGAGAACCGGAACGTGTAAGTACGGTGCTTCTTGCAAGTATCATCATCCTAGACAAGGAGGTGGTTCCGTTGCGCCTGTCTCTCTAAGCTATTTAGGATATCCATTACGTCCG GGAGAGAAAGAGTGTTCTTATTACATGAGAACCGGCCAGTGTAAATTTGGTTTAACCTGTAGATTCAACCATCCTGTGCCTCAGCCACAGCAGCAGCCACAGACACAGACTATTTATCCAACATTCCAATCTCAACCAATGCCTTCTTCTCAACAATATGGTTTAGTTCTAACAAGGCCTTCTCTATTACCTGGTTCTTATCTTCCAAGCCCTTACGGCCCACCAATGGTTCTGCCTCCAGGAATGGTTACATACCCTAATTGGAATCCTTACCAG AATCTCAAATTTTGGAAGAGAGTGGAAAAGGCCGGCGACTCAATGGCTTCTACTTTTTCAACTAATGCTCGTCTCACCAACCCTCCTCCTCCTCGTCATCTCCTCTCCACTCCACCAACCTCCGTCGCTAACCTCCGTCTTCCATCCGCCCGCTCCAAATCAAATCTCTTCTCCGCCGAATTCTCTTCCCTGCAAATCAGAACTGTGCCGGTTCCGGTAGTATTCTCCGATCAACTACGACGTCAAAGCATGAAACCAAGCAATGTCTAT GTGGCTTCAGACTCCATGGAAACGGAGATGGGAAGTCAAAAACTTGCGAAAAACCCGAGCTTGATCTGTGCTCCAGTGATGGGGGATTCAGTAGACGAGATGGTGACTGAAACGTGCAAAGCTCAGGAACTGGGTGCAGATTTGGTGGAGATTCGATTAGATTGTCTGAAACAGTTCAACCCTCTTGAGGATTTGAAAATTATAATACAGAAGTCTCCTCTCCCCACTCTATTCACCTACAG GCCAAAATGGGAAGGTGGTCAGTACGAAGGCGATGAAAAAGAGCGGCTGGATGCGCTCCGTTTAGCCATGGAACTTGGAGCTGATTACATTGATGTTGAACTTCAG GTTGCTGAAGAGTTCATCAAGTCTATTAAAGAGAAGAAGCCTGAAAACTTCAGAGCAATTGTTTCGTCACATAACTATCAGAGCACCCCTTCTGTTGAGGATCTCAATGACCTCGCTCTAAGAATACAACAGTCTGGAGCTGACATTGTGAAAATCGCTACTACAGCTGTGGACATCACAGATGTTTCTCGCATGTTCCATATAACCTCAAATGCTCAA GTTCCAACAATAGGACTTGTAATGGGTGAAAGAGGTCTTATGTCTCGTATCCTCTGCTCCAAATTTGGTGGATATTTGACCTTTGGCACCTTAGAATCTGGAAAAGTATCTGCGCCTGGTCAACCAACGATCAAGGAGCTGTTGGATCTTTACAACTTCAGAAGAATTGGTCCTGACACTAGAGTGTATGGAATCATTGGGAAGCCTGTCAGTCACAGCAAATCACCTATTGTTCACAACCAAGCTTTCAAGTCAGTTGATTTTAACGGTGTATATGTTCACCTCTTAGTTGATGATCTTGCAAGCTTCCTCAAAACATACTCATCCTCTGATTTCGCTGGATTCAG CTGTACAATTCCTCACAAAGAAGATGCATTGAAATGTTGTGATGAGGTTGATCCATTGGCAAAG TCTATAGGAGCAGTGAGCACTATGCTAAGGAGACAAAGCGACGGAAAGTTGCTGGGTTACAACACGGATTGTATTGGCTCCATTTCTGCTATTGAGGGTGGACTTAGAA GCTCAAGTAATCCAAGCAGCGTACCTTCTTCTTCTTCTTCACCGTTGGCTGGTAAAACAGTGGTGGTTATTGGTGCTGGTGGAGCAGGCAAGGCACTTGCTTATGGTGCAAAAGAGAAGGGAGCCAAAGTTGTGATTGCTAATCGAACTTACG AAAGAGCAGTAAAACTCGCAGAAGCAATTGGAGGAAGAGCGTTATCTCTCACGGATTTAGATAACTTCCACCCAGAAGATGGCATGGTATTGGCCAATACTACGTCTATGGGTATGCAACCAAATGTTGATGAGACTCCCATCTCCAAG GATGCGTTGAAGCACTACTCACTAGTGTTTGATGCGGTTTATACTCCAAGAATCACACGACTGTTAAGGGAAGCAGAAGAATGCGGAGCCATAACTGTGTCGGGGTCAGAGATGTTTGTGAGGCAGGCTTACGAGCAGTTTGAGATTTTCACCGGTTTGCCTG CTCCAAAGGAACTCTACTGGCAAATCATGTCGAAGTACTGA
- the LOC106335320 gene encoding zinc finger CCCH domain-containing protein 34-like isoform X2, translated as MERYGRAGEEGSRSDPSVEWSSHGGETRVEASMWRLGLSGGGEAYPERSNEPDCIYYLRTGVCGYGSRCRFNHPRDRGAVVGGVRGGGGGDGALPERMGQPVCQHFMRTGTCKYGASCKYHHPRQGGGSVAPVSLSYLGYPLRPGEKECSYYMRTGQCKFGLTCRFNHPVPQPQQQPQTQTIYPTFQSQPMPSSQQYGLVLTRPSLLPGSYLPSPYGPPMVLPPGMVTYPNWNPYQASLTAMPSPGTGTQQSIGSSSVYGIAPSPSGTGYTGTYQSGGPSLTTSKEEPFPQRPDQPECQYFMRTGDCKFGASCRYHHPLDAVQTNTGVLLSPIGLPLRPGVAQCTHFAQHGICKFGPACKFDHSMASSLSYSPSASSLTDMPVAPYPIGSSTLSGASAPVSSSIEPTMEAVTAVVSSPMVSGLSSQEPAETGGDSASISGSIEAKTSSS; from the exons ATGGAGCGGTACGGTCGCGCCGGTGAAGAAGGGTCGCGATCGGATCCGTCGGTTGAATGGTCCTCTCACGGAGGCGAAACCAGAGTCGAAG CTTCGATGTGGCGGTTAGGGTTAAGCGGCGGCGGAGAAGCGTACCCGGAGCGATCAAATGAGCCTGATTGTATTTATTACTTGCGAACCGGCGTTTGCGGGTACGGGTCAAGATGCCGGTTTAATCACCCACGAGATCGTGGAGCG GTTGTTGGAGGTGTGAGAGGAGGAGGAGGAGGAGATGGAGCTTTGCCGGAGAGGATGGGACAACCGGTTTGTCAG CATTTTATGAGAACCGGAACGTGTAAGTACGGTGCTTCTTGCAAGTATCATCATCCTAGACAAGGAGGTGGTTCCGTTGCGCCTGTCTCTCTAAGCTATTTAGGATATCCATTACGTCCG GGAGAGAAAGAGTGTTCTTATTACATGAGAACCGGCCAGTGTAAATTTGGTTTAACCTGTAGATTCAACCATCCTGTGCCTCAGCCACAGCAGCAGCCACAGACACAGACTATTTATCCAACATTCCAATCTCAACCAATGCCTTCTTCTCAACAATATGGTTTAGTTCTAACAAGGCCTTCTCTATTACCTGGTTCTTATCTTCCAAGCCCTTACGGCCCACCAATGGTTCTGCCTCCAGGAATGGTTACATACCCTAATTGGAATCCTTACCAG GCCTCTTTAACTGCAATGCCTTCTCCTGGAACTGGAACACAACAGTCTATTGGATCAAGCTCTGTTTATGGAATTGCGCCGTCTCCTTCCGGGACTGGTTATACAGGAACATACCAATCCGGTGGACCTTCCCTGACTACTTCGAAAGAAGAACCTTTCCCTCAGCGACCTGATCAGCCAGAGTGCCAGTACTTCATGAGAACCGGAGACTGTAAGTTTGGAGCTTCGTGTAGATACCATCATCCTCTAGATGCAGTTCAGACTAATACTGGTGTTCTCCTCAGCCCCATTGGCCTTCCGCTTCGTCCA GGCGTAGCGCAATGCACTCACTTTGCGCAACATGGGATCTGCAAGTTTGGACCGGCGTGTAAGTTTGATCACTCTATGGCTTCTTCACTCAGTTACAGCCCGTCTGCTTCTTCGCTAACGGATATGCCTGTGGCTCCATACCCAATTGGTTCATCAACACTAAGCGGCGCATCAGCTCCGGTTAGCTCAAGCATTGAACCCACCATGGAGGCTGTGACTGCTGTAGTGTCTTCTCCTATGGTCAGTGGCTTGAGCAGTCAAGAGCCAGCTGAGACGGGTGGTGACTCGGCTAGTATTAGTGGCAGTATAGAAGCTAAGACTTCTTCAAGTTAA